The DNA sequence GGCCGTTTCTTGGTTCTTGTTCATAACTTTACTGACAGCtaattcaaaatcttcttgaGTAACAtgtattcttctttctcttaAAGCATACATACCAGCTTCCGTACAGACACCTTTAACATCGGCACCAGAACAACCATTCATCTTTTCAGCAACTTTTCTCAAGTTGATACCACGGGTtagattcattttcctaGAGTGAATCCTTAAAATCTCGGCTCTGGCTGCAACACTTGGAGGTGGAAATTCAATCTTCCTATCTATTCTACCAGGTCTCAAAAGTGCTGGATCCAGGATATCTAGTCTATTCGTGGCCataatgattttgatatttttagaAGTTTCAAACCCATCGAGTTGGTTCAATAGTTCTAACATTGTTCTTTGAACTTCTGAATCACCACCACCAGAACCTTCTACACGAGTGGAGCCAATAGaatcaatttcatccaTAAAGATAATGGAAGGAGCATGTTCTCTAGCCATCACAAACAGTTCACGGACCATACGGGAACCTTCACCAATATACTTTTGTACCAGTTCGGCACCACTCACCCTAATGAATTTACAATCAGTGTGATGTGCAACGGCCCTTGCTAATAATGTCTTCCCTGTGCCAGGGGGGCCATATAAGATGACGCCCTTTGGTTGCGCGATACCCAAACTTTCGAAAAGCTCTGGATGTTTTACGGGCAGTTCAATAACTTCTTtgatttcctttatttGCTTTGTCAAACCACCAACCATATCATATGTGGAATCAGGAACTTTTTCCACCATCATCAATGAAACTAGCGGGTCAGCCTTATTCTCGAGAACTTTATGCAACATGTAAGAGTCACTCCTTAGACAAACTCTTTGAGATGCCTTTAAGTCCTTCACATTTATATCTTTTGCAACATCCACGATGTATTTCCCTTCAGGTTGCACTTTAACGAGGACTTTTTTGTCAGAAACAATCTTTATGACTTCGCCTACATAAGATCCAGGTTCTTGTAATAGACGTAGTTCGTCCTTGATAAAACGTACTTTGTCATTCAACGCATTCCTTTGGGCCTCTAGTCTACGAACATTTTCTGTTTTGGAGCGGATCTTTAATTCTGTTTCTTGGatcttttgttcaaaataaGGCTTGATACCACTTTCATGGGTTTCCAATACTATATTGGAGGACGTTACAGCAGCTGTCATTGTCGTAATAGTATCCTGCTCTACTGTTGTTCAGTTTACATAAATCTAAACTGCTGCTACTGATATTACAACTTTTGCCACCTTACTCGCATTTTGACAGTTTTAAAATTCGAAAATTTCCGAATAAGAATAAGGGTAGAAGTGTGCGAAATTTTATTCTATGTTAGAAACCtgatggaagaaaaaggaaaatgaaagcgTCTTTTAAAACGGAAGAGGCTAAGACAAGGAAGTGAGAGGCTAACTCTTTGAAACAATGCGTAttatagaagaaaagaccATTTTTGTTACGTGCGGCGCAACGATACCCTTTCCAAGGCTCGTCTCATGCGTGCTGAGCGATGAATTTTGCCAAGAATTGATTCAATATGGGTTCGTGCGTCTTATCATTCAGTTTGGGAAAAACTACGTTTCTGAATTTGAACGTTTGGTGCAAGAACGTGGTGGTCAAAGAGagaaccaaaaatttccaaCCGAGCAGTTTGGCTGCGGTGACACCGTAAGGCACTACGCCTTAATGAACGGGAAATTAGAGGTGACCGGGTTCGACTTTTCGACCAAGATGCAAAGCATCATACGTGATTATTCAGACTTGGTCATATCACACGCCGGAACAGGCTCAATACTGGATTCTCTACGGTTGAACAAACCACTGCTAGTTTGTGTGAATGATGCTTTGATGGATAACCACCAGCAGCAGATAGCAGACAAGTTTGTGGAGTTGGGCTATGTATGGTCTTGTGCACCCACTGAAACAGGTTTGATAGCTGGTTTACGTGCGTCTCAAACAGAGAAACTGAAATCATTCCCCGTTTCTCATAACTCGTCGTTTGAACGATTACTAAGTGAAACTATATATAGCTAGCTAGtgaagaattaaaaaagtaagaaaagaacgaaagactacaaaaaaatgaaggtTCATTTGGTAGTATCCGCTTAATGCCTTAAGTGTTGGACTATTTTGGTAGggcaaaaataaaacttgATTTCGCCCAGGATCGAACTGGGGACGTTCTGCGTGTTAAGCAGATGCCATAACCGACTAGACCACGAAACCAACTATTTTATAGTCATTGTTGTATTACGGGCTCGAGTAATACCGgatgtcttgacaatcctaaagtcgtttaggagagtaacttgttgtcagacttattattatcgtgattcacagaatgttacttatcctatataatctatataagatctgaatctaactaaagggtggaagcgcggaatctcggatctaaactaattgttcaggtatttatacgtttggttagtttggttcatcttaggcaagtaggttgcctagtatactcaatcttgtctattgtttcgtacgtgtttcatacatgttttatgtctaggttggtaaatctagtaatgctgaggtatCTCATCTTGAGATACAACAGTCATGTTATGACTCATGATTAGCTATGTCATATTTATAAAATATATTAACCTAAACGTATGAAACAACCGTTATGAAGCGCACAAGATTGAGTACATCAGGCAAAGCCCTGCCTTCCTTAGATGAACTACTCAAACGTATAAACGCTTGGACAATCAGTTTAGatctgttggaatgaaattctaatatcatctatttagtagtataatatcacatgcggtgtaagaggatggcataaggattgagaaacagtcatccaatctaatggaaaCTGgaatgcaaggattgagaatgtaataggataatgaacgacaacatataaaacaaaagaagaaataatattattattctgtagaattatcgacgcctttttgtggattcctacatcctcgaggagaacttctagtatattctgttaCCTATATCATAGCCTAtagcaacaatggaatcccaacaattatccaGTTATGCAACAAATTCTCAAGATCCGACATTCCGCGCGTCCACCATTTGGCGTAGCTTGGATCTTACGTAATCTATGTCATAAGTACCACTCTGTAAATCAAGTTGATGACAAGTGCTGACAACAAGTTTAATCTTCTAACGATACTAGAATCGTCAAGATACCCCGTAATACTCAAGCCCGTAGCACAAACATTTCAGCTTCGTTCAATTGTAGTGCATTATGTCCCGCCAGAGTTAGAGCTCGGGGTCCAACCACAAATCTTCGCGTCattacaacaaaaaaagaagttatCTTTGCTATGCTCGCGAAACTAGTGCTCTCTGACTACGCCACCCGCGGAAACTACGCCATTCTCGAAAACTTCGTATGGATCTTCACCAGCGATGCTGTTTTCAATGCTGACAGGCACtgtatgtatatacatATCAAAGCCATTTTGACCACTAAAACCATTGTGGCACTACACTATTCGCAGAGACTCCGAGATTGCTAAGCAACTTACCAAAGCTGGAAGCAGCATAGTCCGATATAGACCCCGCTCGGACTATACCATTTAGACTCAAACAATACTTTCAACGGGTGTCCCAACCCTCTTTGGCTCCACGTTGCCATCCGACGCCTCGCACGGGCTTCCCGTGAACATGAGCCACGACGGGCCGAGTCCAGCGGAGTCCGCCTAGGACGCCTGCCTATCAACTAGGCGGTCAGCCCACGGCCTATTAATGGCGTTGCTAAGCTGCGCCGACCACGGTGACACTCACCAGTTCTATTCGCTCTTTCCTGCGGTGTGACGTGTTAACGCGCGATCGTTCGTAGTTCGTATCGTttgccaagaaaaaaaagccaatCGGGGAATCTGAAAATCGTTATTTGGCTTGCAGGTCGCACTCAGAGTACGAAATGCCAAGTACCAGAATTTCCTTGGCCTTTTTTaagtttcttctttcctgttttttttttctttcccctttctttctttctttctttgcgATATGTCTACTTCAAATAAACATGgtatatataatttttgTACTCTAAgcctcttcctcttctctCGCACTTGTTGTACTTCTTTCTACTACGTACTTAATTCGTTCACtgttctctttcttttttattctttaaaCTATCCTGCTCCAATCCAAACGGTAGGCTAGAAAATACGTTGTACTGTCTAACAATTACTGCAGGCGCCATTTTCTTAACCTTATacctttttcatttcccCTTACATTTGATTTCCTTCTTCCAAGTATATTGTAGTATTGTCTAAGCTTACTGAATGAAAAGTAACAAGTCagacgaaaaaaaaaaaattagaaaatagACATCTCCCGAATACGCATCATCTCACGCACGTACAAGATTTCAGTGTCAAAGCAAAAGTACGCTAATACACTATTACCAACACCATCCTCATTGTCAGTAGAATTGACTGAAAATGTCGTTACTGAAACTGTGGAACAAAGAATCAAAGGCGTCCTCCAAAATAAAGACTCATGGCATTGTTGGCAGTTACGGAAATAGCATGCTGGCCCATAATAACGTGAAGCAATTTCGTATAGATATAGATGAACCGCACAGAGTTTGGAAACCCAATGAAAGCATAACCGGAGAAGCGGTCATCGATATAAAGAGAGACATAACTAACGTAGCGATCAAGTTGTCGCTAGTATGTGAAGTTCGCGTGAAAACTGGGAACAGCCCAACCTCCAAGAATAAGAGAATCGAGAAAACTTTAGAGAAATCGACGTTTCTTTATGGACAAGACTACGTAAAGACAGCATTTTCGGCtaaggaaaagaaaccGCACATTGATAAAGCTACTATTCTCAATGGTCTAAGCAAGGGGGAACATAGGTTTCCCTTCAGGATACGGATACCAAGAGGCAGGGGAATGTTGAGCTCTATAAAATTCGAAAGGGGCTCGATAACGTACTTCCTCTTTTGCACCTTAGAGTCCCTCAATAATGTCAACGGAGTAAAAAAACCTGAAGCAAAATGTGAACATGAGTTCGCAGTCATAGTTCCCCTGGACGTGTCGAGGCTGCCCAAGCCGAAGACCAAAACGGTAGTCCTACAATCAGCATCCATGGtccaaaataaaaagagcAAATTTACAGAGGACGAGTCCTCATCATATACACAGCTAACTCAAAAGTCTAACAATTCTAATTCTTCTAGCAGCTCAGTAAACTCTAAAACGCCTCCTCTACCAAATAAAACGGTGACTATATCCGTAGACATACCGCAGGCTGGATTCATGATTGGAGAGATTATCCCTATAGACGTGAAGATCGACCACTATAAACCTTTCTATGCTCCCGCGGGTCTCACCACCACTTTGGTGAGAATATGTAGGGTCGGTGGTGCAGGCAAAGATGACCCTATGGAGACCTTCAGAAAAGATATTTGTCAAAGCATCTCCCCAATATACATCAACCCTGAAACGTTGCAGTTCCAATCTAGAGTCTATCTGAAAGTACCCCTCGATGCATTTTCGACCCTAACTACTGTGgccaaatttttttcctttcagTACTATATCGAAGTTATGGTTAatttatccaaaaaaaatgtggTTTACACTGAATCTAATAGAATAATAGGAACACCTATCGAAGAACAGAATGGCTTGGGCGTAGAAAATAACATCAACCGTAtccaaaggaaaatgcTACGTATGGTCAATCCAGAAACTCTGGAAAACGATTCTGAAGGCTATGAATCcagtatatttttcaaagatatgGTAAATGTAGAAAAGCTGAAGAGGCTGAGAAATGTTACTGGTATGTCCATAGAAACCGTCATAGGAACAACGAGAACCGAACAGCTTCAGGACGATACAAACCTCCCTCGCCAACCTTCAACCACGGTTCCGCATAGTTCTGAATCGGATTTAAGAGATTGGTTGGCCCCATTAAATGCGTACGAATGTGATGGTGCCCCAGTTCCAAAGTATTCTCCAAATGATAAAGTTAATGTACCGTCGGAAGACAAACAAGAActtgaacaaaaaagactACAACAACTAGAAAGCGACCCTCCTCCTTGTGATGACTATTAGAGAGTGCAGGTAACGAGTCATATACTCGCAGCTTGTGTCCTGTGTAACCAGGGGCTAAATTATGTTTGCATCTTTTCCCTATTCCGTCCACGTAATGATTATGATATTAACCCAGAAAATAATTTTAGCATGCACAAAACTGAGACTTATATATGTTCATATGTACTTGATATATGAGTAATGATTAAAACGATACTTAGCCGTTTTCAGGCAAATGGAagtagaaaaagaaaaggggTAGCAGTAACGTAAACGTTATCTTACACTTATAAAGACGGTGCCTTAGGATAAAGTGATTGTGATATTAATTTCTAAGTTATACATCCTATTTTGAGCCCCTTTATGTAGGCATTGTGATAAACTATGCCTTCGTCATTGCCgaaccatttttttttttgtatatttttgGCTCCCTAGTTTCAGAATGCACCAAATTCTCCCCTTAATGCTTTTTGTTTTAGATCCCAAATGGCCATCCTTTCATCATCGGGCAAGATAGAAATTTGACTATCATTCAGCTGTAACACTTGCTTCAGTAATTCTTTCTGTTTGTTACGCACAGCTGGATCCATCACCTCGTTCACGCTGTTGTTATTCGTAGCAGATGCCTCTTCCTGCGGCCTGGAAGCTAACGGGATCAAATCATCTACCTTACATATTCCATTTGTAAGTAATAATTCAGCTGTAACAAAACTCAACTGTGGACACAGCTCTAATAGGGAAACAGCATCTTCAGGGTGCGTTCTTGTCCATTCTTGGAATTTTTGTAGAAATTTCAACTGTACCtcttttggttttttgGCTAGTTCGCTCGATATCATCATGGCAGGGGTGGTCATGTTTATATTGACGTCGATACCAGAGGGCAATTCGggaaatttttgacttAGAAAACTGGCATTTCCGCTGTTTTGAAAGTCGAGcccattattattactattattattattatttccgttgctgttgttgttattgttcCCATTAATGCTGTTatactgttgttgttgctgttgtgaAACACCCGATATATCACTATTACTGGAGTAACCACATTTCAAAAACCTAGAGCCTAATTGGTATCCATTCAAATTACGGACTGCGCTGGCACTGGATTCCAAATCTCTAAATTCGATAAACGCGTAACCTTTCGACCTACCAGTCTGGGGGTCAaacatcattttcaaattgatcaCGGGCCCAACATTACTACATAGATCAAGGATCTGTTCTTCTGTTTGATCATATGGAATAGAACCCAGATACACCACTCGCGATGGTGGGTTGTTCTGTACCCCCGCATTCATACCGCTTTGCCTATTCATGTCGCTGTTCTGGCCTTTTGATGGTCAACGTGTTTATGTGATGCTGTTGGTATATAGCCTTTCTTGTATATCCCCCTAACAATCAatacaaatatttttggttAGAGCAAGTGCTAAAAGTGATTAGGTTCTTTTAAAAGATTCTAAACGCAGAAATTCTCTTATAGTGATAATAAAAACCTCAGGAAGCTCCGCCAATCCACCTTAGCTTTATGGAATTCTTTTGAAACGATGCCTCGAATGACAATGGTCATTTTCTTGGTATAATTCCAATTTCATTAGGGAATTTTTCACCTCTTACCCGTCCCCGTTATGCTGATGGGACCAAGTGATCACTCGATGATGGGACTAcctattgaaaaataatgaatgaaaaaattactcAAGCAGCAAAGTGTTCACAGTTTAATCAGTCCGCATAAGTGTATTCATCATGGATAGTAAGGAGGTACTAGTGCATGTTAAGAATCTggaaaagaacaagagtAATGATGCTGCAGTTCTAGAAATCTTGCATGCCTTGGATAAAGAATTCGTCCcaactgaaaaattactGAGAGAAACAAAAGTTGGTGTGGAAGTCAACAAgtttaaaaaatctaaTAATGCAGAGATCAGCAAGCtcgtgaaaaaaatgattgGCTCTTGGAAAGATGCAATTAATAAAAACAAGCGTTCCAGACAAGCACAGCAACATCATCAAGATCACGCGCCAGGCAATGCGGAGGATAAGACGACTGCAGGTGGGTCTGTGAACGGTGTAGATCAGCCTGCCTCCTCTCAGTCAGATGCCACGAAACAGGACAAGTATGTCAGCACTAAACCAAGAAATAGTAAGAATGATGGTGTGGATACGGCTATATATCACCATAAATTACGTGATCAGGTACTAAAGGCACTATATGACGTTTTGGCCAAAGAAAGTGAGCATCCTCCCCAATCTATTTTACACACTGCGAAAGCTATAGAAAGTGAAATGAATAAAGTTAACAACTGTGACACTAGCGAAGCCGCTTATAAAGCCAGGTACCGTATAATTTATTCAAACGTCATATCAAAGAATAATCCAGACCTCAAACATAAAATTGCCAACGGTGATATAACGCCAGAATTCTTGGCTACATGCGATGCCAAGGATCTAGCCCCAGCGCCTTTGAAGCAAAAGATAGAAGAAATTGCCAAACAAAACTTATACAACGCACAAGGTGCCACTATAGAAAGGTCAGTCACCGATAGATTTACATGTGGTAAATGTAAAGAGAAGAAGGTATCTTACTACCAATTGCAAACAAGATCTGCGGATGAACCATTGACCACTTTCTGTACATGTGAGGCATGCGGTAACAGATGGAAATTCTCTTAGAAAGCGAAGAGATGAGTAGTCAAGGACagagaaaatgaaacaataTAAATAAAGGACAGAAAAGCTTTTTTCTGACTGTAATCATAGTGATATTTGACAGGCAGAATTTAGGAAAAAGATAATGTAAAACATACAACTATGTCCAATTTGTAGAAATGGCAGATTCGTATACGATGTACatgtatatacatataccGCTGatgttaatttttttgtctcCTTCATGTAGATTCTTCTGTTCTTCCAATTACTTTGTATTATTTAtgattttcatattttcttattgatCTTCTATGCATTAAAAATATGGCTCGGTCagaattaaagaaatacatTTTAAAGTATAACAAATCAGCGAATAGAAAGCTAGAATAAACAcgaagagaagaaagtaAATACCAGAGTCATATACAATGTTGAGAGTATTATGGAAGCATAACTCCAAAGTCACTCGTTCGATAGAACTATCGAATGTTTTTATCACATACCACACCAAGAGTTTAAGGAGGCCCTTCTGGATCTATCCGAAAAGATACTATGCTCAATCTTGGGACAACAGGCAGCCTAATGATAAGATTGATGCACACATTAAAGTGCAAAAACTTATGGATGAAATAAATTCGAGGCCCAATGTTCTGGAAAAGTTAGAACGAGTTAGTAACATCATgatcgaaaaa is a window from the Saccharomyces paradoxus chromosome VII, complete sequence genome containing:
- the RIM8 gene encoding Rim8p (Protein involved in proteolytic activation of Rim101p~similar to YGL045W) — encoded protein: MSLLKLWNKESKASSKIKTHGIVGSYGNSMLAHNNVKQFRIDIDEPHRVWKPNESITGEAVIDIKRDITNVAIKLSLVCEVRVKTGNSPTSKNKRIEKTLEKSTFLYGQDYVKTAFSAKEKKPHIDKATILNGLSKGEHRFPFRIRIPRGRGMLSSIKFERGSITYFLFCTLESLNNVNGVKKPEAKCEHEFAVIVPLDVSRLPKPKTKTVVLQSASMVQNKKSKFTEDESSSYTQLTQKSNNSNSSSSSVNSKTPPLPNKTVTISVDIPQAGFMIGEIIPIDVKIDHYKPFYAPAGLTTTLVRICRVGGAGKDDPMETFRKDICQSISPIYINPETLQFQSRVYLKVPLDAFSTLTTVAKFFSFQYYIEVMVNLSKKNVVYTESNRIIGTPIEEQNGLGVENNINRIQRKMLRMVNPETLENDSEGYESSIFFKDMVNVEKLKRLRNVTGMSIETVIGTTRTEQLQDDTNLPRQPSTTVPHSSESDLRDWLAPLNAYECDGAPVPKYSPNDKVNVPSEDKQELEQKRLQQLESDPPPCDDY
- the DPC13 gene encoding Dpc13p (similar to YGL041W) — protein: MLRVLWKHNSKVTRSIELSNVFITYHTKSLRRPFWIYPKRYYAQSWDNRQPNDKIDAHIKVQKLMDEINSRPNVLEKLERVSNIMIEKKLVNLDATSANEETTMKPWQMIKILMDRDLRHAMKEFKSELEESGIQLGPDQLGPLMTVLGLEKKK
- the RPT6 gene encoding proteasome regulatory particle base subunit RPT6 (ATPase of the 19S regulatory particle of the 26S proteasome~similar to YGL048C), with the translated sequence MTAAVTSSNIVLETHESGIKPYFEQKIQETELKIRSKTENVRRLEAQRNALNDKVRFIKDELRLLQEPGSYVGEVIKIVSDKKVLVKVQPEGKYIVDVAKDINVKDLKASQRVCLRSDSYMLHKVLENKADPLVSLMMVEKVPDSTYDMVGGLTKQIKEIKEVIELPVKHPELFESLGIAQPKGVILYGPPGTGKTLLARAVAHHTDCKFIRVSGAELVQKYIGEGSRMVRELFVMAREHAPSIIFMDEIDSIGSTRVEGSGGGDSEVQRTMLELLNQLDGFETSKNIKIIMATNRLDILDPALLRPGRIDRKIEFPPPSVAARAEILRIHSRKMNLTRGINLRKVAEKMNGCSGADVKGVCTEAGMYALRERRIHVTQEDFELAVSKVMNKNQETAISVAKLFK
- the ALG13 gene encoding N-acetylglucosaminyldiphosphodolichol N-acetylglucosaminyltransferase catalytic subunit ALG13 (Catalytic component of UDP-GlcNAc transferase~similar to YGL047W), which produces MRIIEEKTIFVTCGATIPFPRLVSCVLSDEFCQELIQYGFVRLIIQFGKNYVSEFERLVQERGGQRENQKFPTEQFGCGDTVRHYALMNGKLEVTGFDFSTKMQSIIRDYSDLVISHAGTGSILDSLRLNKPLLVCVNDALMDNHQQQIADKFVELGYVWSCAPTETGLIAGLRASQTEKLKSFPVSHNSSFERLLSETIYS
- the RNA15 gene encoding Rna15p (Component of the cleavage and polyadenylation factor I (CF I)~similar to YGL044C), which codes for MNRQSGMNAGVQNNPPSRVVYLGSIPYDQTEEQILDLCSNVGPVINLKMMFDPQTGRSKGYAFIEFRDLESSASAVRNLNGYQLGSRFLKCGYSSNSDISGVSQQQQQQYNSINGNNNNNSNGNNNNNSNNNGLDFQNSGNASFLSQKFPELPSGIDVNINMTTPAMMISSELAKKPKEVQLKFLQKFQEWTRTHPEDAVSLLELCPQLSFVTAELLLTNGICKVDDLIPLASRPQEEASATNNNSVNEVMDPAVRNKQKELLKQVLQLNDSQISILPDDERMAIWDLKQKALRGEFGAF
- the DST1 gene encoding transcription elongation factor DST1 (General transcription elongation factor TFIIS~similar to YGL043W); the protein is MDSKEVLVHVKNLEKNKSNDAAVLEILHALDKEFVPTEKLLRETKVGVEVNKFKKSNNAEISKLVKKMIGSWKDAINKNKRSRQAQQHHQDHAPGNAEDKTTAGGSVNGVDQPASSQSDATKQDKYVSTKPRNSKNDGVDTAIYHHKLRDQVLKALYDVLAKESEHPPQSILHTAKAIESEMNKVNNCDTSEAAYKARYRIIYSNVISKNNPDLKHKIANGDITPEFLATCDAKDLAPAPLKQKIEEIAKQNLYNAQGATIERSVTDRFTCGKCKEKKVSYYQLQTRSADEPLTTFCTCEACGNRWKFS